ATGGCAAGGCCAAAGGGAGATTACAGGTCCGACTTTTGCTGGATAAGTCCGCCTGGCCTGTGTCCGGGATCTGGGCCCTTTGGCCCGGTGCCGTTCCTGGAGTCTTTCCCAAGGTGCCGCCCCGGGGCAGGCTGGCCCTTGTCATCGATGACTGGGGTTACGACTGGGAGGCGGCTCCACTATTCTTGGCCCTTCCACGTTCCTTCACCGGTGCTGTTCTACCCCATCTGTCCTTTTCCGTTATTCACAGCCAGGCTTTGTACCTGCGGGGAAAAGGGGTGATCCTGCACCAGCCCATGGAGCCCTTGGATGAGAACGTGGATCCGGGGCCTGGGGCCATCTATGTGGGCTTGGATGACCAGGAGATTGGCGAGCTGCTAGCGGCTAATCTGGCTGCGGTGCCCCATGCCCGGGGGATGAACAATCATATGGGCTCTCGGGTCACCGCCGATGAAGAGACCATGACTAAGGTGCTCCAATGGTTGAAGGAACACGGCTATTACTTCCTGGATAGTTATACCACAGCCCAGAGCGTGGTGGCCCAGGTAGGTCTGCGGCAAGCCATCTTTACCTTGAAAAATGACAAGTTTCTGGATCACGAAGATGATGTGGACACTATCAAAGGGAAAATCAAGGAACTGGTGGATTTGGCGGTGGCAAGGGGTTACGCTATTGGTATTGGCCACGTGCGCATGAAGACTTACCAAGCGTTGTGGGAAATGCTCCCCTATATCGATGCCGCCGGGGTGGAGCTGGTGACCATCGATGAGTTGTTGGAGGGTAACGGACTCGATTTGTTCTGAGTCTGCTACCCTTCTTTTTTGTCTTATGTGGGCGGTGAGTTCTTGGAAAACAACATAGAGGGGGTAAAGGAAGATGGCCAAGTTTCCCAGGACGATGGTAGGTGGGTGTTCAGTCTCCCGTTTGATCATTGGTACCAACTGGTTCCTTGGTTTCAGTCATCGCACTCCAGCAAAGGATGGTTTTATCAAGGAGCACATGGACGAAGGAAAGATTACCGAGATTCTAGTCACCTTTTTCAATGCCGGTGTAGACAGTATCATGGGGCCGCTCAGTCAGTATCCCTTCATGGACAGCGCCATTAAACGGGCAGAGGACAGGACGGGGGTAGGATGCATCAGGATCAACACGCCTTTCCTGAATGTGGCAGATACTGACGCCGCCCGGGCGGAGGCAGCCAGGACCCTAGATCGGGTGGCTGCCCTCGGGACGACCCTTTGTCTGCCCCACCACTCCTGTGTGGAACAGTTGGTGGACCGGGGAAGCAGGACTATCCGCCGCTTGGAGTACTATACTGGTTTGATTCGTGAGCGCAACATGATTCCCGGTCTTTCTGCCCATATGCCGGAAGTGGTGGTCTACGCGGATCAGATGGAGGCCGATGTGGAGACCTACATCCAGATCTACAATCCCATCGGCTTTCTCATGCAGTTGGAGGTGGAGTGGGTGGCCCGGATCATCCATCAGGCCAAAAAACCGGTGATG
The window above is part of the Bacillota bacterium genome. Proteins encoded here:
- a CDS encoding divergent polysaccharide deacetylase family protein, which encodes MPKVKLDPRHISILLSFCYFVLTSLVLFSFSFVEDRAETVPQSYEQDLVKELTSHLAELPGGKYTGYLAPTLPIYTVDLRLQHIHLVRDYAQRIMAFAQTTGLVITDVQENYGPRFNQVEIVLDGKAKGRLQVRLLLDKSAWPVSGIWALWPGAVPGVFPKVPPRGRLALVIDDWGYDWEAAPLFLALPRSFTGAVLPHLSFSVIHSQALYLRGKGVILHQPMEPLDENVDPGPGAIYVGLDDQEIGELLAANLAAVPHARGMNNHMGSRVTADEETMTKVLQWLKEHGYYFLDSYTTAQSVVAQVGLRQAIFTLKNDKFLDHEDDVDTIKGKIKELVDLAVARGYAIGIGHVRMKTYQALWEMLPYIDAAGVELVTIDELLEGNGLDLF